The genomic DNA AGCAGTGAAGGTGCTGATAAATGTTGTCTTTGAAAAGGAAAGAGCTTTAAACGCTGCACACACCGGGCTGGCGCCTTGGTCGCCTGACGCCACTGTGCCTGTGCTCGTCTTCACGGGGGCGTGACCTGGCAGGtctgcctgtgattggctgaggggcCACGGGAGGGGCAGGGTGTACACAGGCAGGCGACAGGAACACAGTTCAGACTGAGAGACGGTCACAGTGGAGGTGAGAGTCACAGTGGAGGTGAGAATCAGAGCAGACCATGGCCTTGCTGGTGCACCTGTGGACAGCCTTCGTTTGGATAGCAGGTAGGTCCACCTCATTCACACCTCACCTTCCACCCCCCTTTGTCTCCAAGCCGTGGGACAAGGGGGGGCAACTTCAGAGCATTATCGGCTGTTTGCAATCAGCGCACCAGCAGAGCATCCTATTTTACTCGTGTAAGAGTTTGGGggaatgtgcatgtgtctttTCTTGCTTCCCCTGGTCTAAAAtctagctatgaccagcttgaaatgccagctaccagctgtgtcaaaacataacttgcgctggtctaactggtcaaccagctaccatctgtttcaaaagctAGCCTGAGccgtttttttcagcagggtaggcCCCCCGCTGGTGAGCATCGGTCTGTGAGACGACAGGGATTTTGTTCAGTAGAAAGGAGCAAATTGATGACAATGGGAGATCATTATGGGTGGTACTGATGTTGCTTATAATTGTCATTCTTACAttgtttaattatattttttctattaaaatTCAATGAATGATAATGTGTTCTAAAAGCATGTACTTGGTTATACAGTTCTCAtactattatttaaaatatgtataaatggAGAAActaatatttctttaaaaaacccTTACCTTAATATTAGTATAATGTGATTGTCATGGTCCATATTTAGTGGTCCGAATTTAGTTTGGTGAAACAGttttactaatttcaagatATGCCAATTGGGTAAGGCAATTTTACAAGCTGATATTTTCTCCAGCTTAGTCTTTAGAGTGTGTACAGTTTTGCCTCTGGGTTGAGTCCTTTTAGTTAAGtttattaatgtaataattaagGGAACAGACCAGGTTTATCActatgttttacatgtactagAAGGTCAGATCATAGTGATCAGTGCTGTTTAAATAAGGGAACATTCCCCCATCGACTTTACATTGGAAACTTATTTGTGGTAATTTGTGAGCACATAAAACTGACAAAGTTCACACTGGATTCACACTgggcatatatatattttttgtatagATGTATAAAGGGAAATTCAGCGGTGGACCTTGTAATGTCAGTTTTAAGGAGCCAATGCTTTGCACTGTTACGAAACTCAGGGCACTGCTGTTTAAGGTCTGCTCTATACATACTCAGTATGGTGGAAAGTCTTTGTGATTTCACAGTGTACGGTACACGACAGTCACTACCATGTGTACCTCACTCTAGTTTTGAGCAGTCTAAGCTTTTGTGAATTTTTTGTCAGTTGAGAACAGAATTATTTGCCTGTCGTGGGTCATGTGGGAGCATTGCTGTGCCCATATTCCAAATAATTTTACATACAAACTTTTGAAATCAAGATTTTGGATCACTAATTGGCTCACTTGTGattcaaaactttttttacTCTTTTAGAATTCAAAGAATCAGGTTACCAggatatctctctttctctgtctctctgtctctccctccctccctccctccctccccctctctccaaagTGGCTGTCCAATCTCTGCAGTCACCGAGCCCTCGGTACCCAAAACTGGGCGAGTGGGAGACCCTGCGCTGTGACTGTGCTGGACTGCTGTGCCAGACTGTGTACTGGGGTCGGATGCATATGATGGGGGGGAAAGCAGAATTCCAGTTCCTTTTCTCCCACAACCAGGCGGACCGGATTACACACGGTACAGGGATCGATGCAAGCGACTTTGGAGGCAGTCTGAGTGCGGGCAGCAGCAACACCTACTCCCTCAAGTTGAAGGTGAAGGAGGAGCACGCGGGCCTGTACTTCTGCATTGTACCCAACAAACGCTCCTACCAGCTGGGATTGCTGGCGCGACTCCTCCCCGGAGGTGAGGCCATTGCTCTCcctcagggatcatcaaatctggccctaaaATCCAAATCCCTCCCTGGCAGTAACTAACTGAAAAATTAGTGCGTCTTCTCTCCTGACTCCCTGGTAAAGGCTGTTTTTCAGCCTATAGCCAGGTttcacctaacccccaaatgctcctaacgagctggttggtaccttgcatggcagccaatcaccgtcagtgtgtgagtgtgtgtatgaatgggtgaatggagaagcatcaattgtacagcactttggataaaggcgctatataaatgccaatcatttaccatttcagctcGTTTGTAGCCCCTGCAGAATGGCTAATTTTTCTTACTGTGTAGGTAATCTGTGGTTTATTGTGCACTGGAAATTGAGTAAGTATAAGGATCAGGGCCTACGCTCAGAATACGTCACTCAGCCTTGAGCTCATTTCCTTCCTCCAGAGACACCTCAGGCTCCGCCCACCACcaaaaccaccaccaccaagaagaagccctgcccctgccctaGGGAAGACACAATTCTGCCAGGTACCCAAGaacccagcacacacaaacactaaaccAGAGACTCCTTTCTGTTCTGatcattttttcaaattcaGCTCTTTTCTCCGTTTATTCCCCCCTAAGTAGGAATGGCCAAACATGCCAATGCTACCAGGCACGTGTCAACCTTCTTCGTTGGTCCAGGAGAGCACAGACACGTGTGCGCTCCTTTAAAACCGTCTGATTCCAGCTGCTGCTTCTTAACACGCTATAGATCGGCTGGTTTTCGCTGCACAGGGGTGGAAATAAGTACCTGAGTTTAGCCCAGGAACATCTGTATATAatgcttaaccctttgaagagtacagtaggttttttctcaattttatgTCAGCGGTCAAGAGTTTGATTGCATTCAAATACCAGTAGTGATTGATGAGCATTagcatgttcagttaagaacataaGAGATCACATATCTTGTGATCTCACAGCTTAAAGTGTTTTATCGGCTCTAATGGGGGGcccccttttttttaaatggtgggTGGAACAGGCGAGAAGCCACGCACCCTAAACCCCCCTCAAAGTTTTAGACTACAAAACTGTGTGACAAAAACACACTGGTACTTAATGGCCAATTCCTACAcaaaggaaataaaagtttaaatTAAATCACAATCATTGGATTAACCATATGGAGAGTGTAcaatgagctccataatgtttgggtcaAAGACTCTGTACTCAAACATGTGGTTAAAAgacagattctcagcttttattttagtttccccatgtagaaatgacagctatatatatatatatatatatatatatataatcctcctctctccctctccctctcaccatcTTGCCCTCTTTTTCTCcatccctccttttctctcctgtaatgttgtttttattCCCAGTGAAAGGATGCAGTTTCCGAGTATTGTGGTCACTGGCCGGAACGATCATGGGCCTGGCACTCGTTTTACTGGCCACACTTCTGTACTTTTCCCGTAAGTAACCCCTCACAAGCCACGTTCCTCTCACCAAAACCAAATAACAAAGTACCATCACAAGCCACGCTCCTCTCACCAAAACCAAATAACAAAGTACCATCGCAAGCCACGCTCCTCTCACCAAAACCAAATAACAAAGTACCCCACCTAAGCCACGTTCCTCTCACCAAAACCCAAATAACAAAGTACCCCACCTAAGCCATACTCCTCTCACCAAAACCAAATAACAAAGTACCATCGCAAGCCACGTTCCTCTCACCAAAACCAAATAACAAAGTACCCCACCTAAGCCACGTTCCTCTCACCAAAACCCAAATAACAAAGTACCCCACCTAAGCCATACTCCTCTCACCAAAACCAAATAACAAAGTACCATCGCAAGCCACGTTCCTCTCACCAAAACCCAAATAACAAAGTACCCCACCTAAGCCATACTCCTCTCACCAAAACCAAATAACAAAGTACCATCGCAAGCCACACTCCTCTCACCAAAACCAAATAACAAAGTACCATCGCAAGCGTTAAAATGTGGATGGGAAGGCAGGAGATTTTCTCTTTTTGGAGGAGGGGGGTATTTCAGAAGATGTGCAAGAGGGGCATGGGGTGATATCAGTCAATGTGAGTTGACTGAGGACATGTAAATATGAAGATTAATTTAAGATGTTGCCGTATGTTTGCATTGCAGGTCTTCCCAAGAAGTGTCGTCACCAGCTTGTCAAGTGAGTGCTGAACTGtacatgtcatttattttagaGAGTATTATTGATTTATAATTTTACACATtgaaacaaacacattattAAGCTGACACCCATTTCCTGGAGAGCTATATTCCTGGATAGCAGTCATGGGTCAACTAAGTATTTGATATAATTGAACTCTTTGagatactgaaaaaaaaaagttgtgtcCTTCCCCGCTTCAGGAAATAGAATCCAGGCAAAAGAAGTAGCACAGCTGACCTTTGACAAGTTCTCCCACATACTCCTCATCATCACCAATGAACACGGATGGATACATACATACTGCTGTAACATGGATAGATACATACATGGGTACATGCTTTTAACAGGATCCAGTTCACCGGACCATGGGAATGAAATGGCATGCTTCGCCCTGTTGGCTTGTGGAGGTTTGTTCTGAATGGATCGGTACTCCCTTGGATATTTAAAAGGGTTGGCATTGCGTATGTTAAGTTATTATGGTGTGTCAAAGCCTTAAACAGTTTGTTTTACCCCATTGCTTTATGAGAtgagctctctctcttgttATGTCTGACTTGAATGTACTTCTATTTTAATTCAGTATGTGCTttctcataacacacacacacacacacacacacacacacacacacacacacacacacacacacacaccaagtataatatgtttttataaGATAGTGATATTTTTATATGTCAGATGGATGTTGggatgtttgtatgtttttaatttgaataatattttgcttctttttttgaaTGACTATGTTCTAaatttgacaaaaaatgatttcattGCCCGGTCTGGAATGTATCTATTTTCCACACATTTAATGACCAGTGATGTAATGGCCAAAAGCCTTTTCTGTGCTGGCTTGATCGAGTGCCATtttgttgaaataaaatgtaaatatgtacacTATAATTACAGATTCATTTTACTATGGACTTGCAGTTGTTTTGTCTGCATTCATTTGTGGTATAAATATTATCACAGTGaatcacaaaaacatttaaacctgTGACTTGTTCTATTTCAGGTGTGGTTAGAGGGGGGTGATGTGATTGGGCTCACACGACTGAGGGATGCTGGGTAAAATCCAATCATGACTTTGAGCAGACTGGGACATTCACCTAGGCAGTTGGATCCTACACTTTTAGCAAAACTGCCCCCTGTCCTCTTTCAgtttctctctatctttctctttctctgcctcgaTCTACTCTCCTTCCTGTTTTCTCACACTTTCTCATACCCCAAATCACTTCATTACTAGCAATGGCTTATTTGTGCCAATTCAATCATGCATCCCTTGTTTTTAAGTGAACCTAGTTTTGCCTAGTTTTGATTGGAGTTTgcttctgcatgcatgtgtgtgtgtgttttagattCACATATCATACATTTCTGTGATTATGAC from Conger conger chromosome 12, fConCon1.1, whole genome shotgun sequence includes the following:
- the cd8b gene encoding T-cell surface glycoprotein CD8 beta chain, translating into MALLVHLWTAFVWIAVAVQSLQSPSPRYPKLGEWETLRCDCAGLLCQTVYWGRMHMMGGKAEFQFLFSHNQADRITHGTGIDASDFGGSLSAGSSNTYSLKLKVKEEHAGLYFCIVPNKRSYQLGLLARLLPGETPQAPPTTKTTTTKKKPCPCPREDTILPVKGCSFRVLWSLAGTIMGLALVLLATLLYFSRLPKKCRHQLVKK